In Fibrobacter sp., a single window of DNA contains:
- a CDS encoding tyrosine recombinase, with protein MSLNSNRLDAYLAFLGVERNLSPATIQSYQEDLRHFVGWLDDQSLDLKELTPEKLDQFLTATASRVKGDDASGSALQSKKKDGDQAEYAATSIARHFSSLRGFLKYMQNQGEYDFSTESMLATPRLGHYLPEYLTREEVDSVFESAAHGKNPLRDTALFELMYSAGLRISETLGIKLSQLDLDNEWLTPIGKGNKQRLIPLGSKAKENLREWIERGRPLTHPTTDNVILNIHGKPMSRMGAWKIVQQHTLHLTKQVSPHTFRHSFATHCLEAGMDLRVLQELLGHADISTTQIYTHVDKEFIKQEHKSFHPREKNY; from the coding sequence CCACGATTCAAAGCTATCAGGAGGACCTGCGACACTTCGTCGGTTGGCTAGACGATCAATCTCTTGACTTGAAGGAACTGACTCCCGAGAAGTTGGATCAGTTTTTGACTGCTACTGCCAGCCGGGTTAAAGGCGACGACGCTTCGGGCTCTGCGCTGCAAAGCAAAAAGAAAGATGGAGACCAGGCGGAGTACGCGGCCACAAGTATCGCGCGGCATTTTTCCAGCCTTCGCGGGTTCCTGAAGTACATGCAGAACCAGGGTGAGTACGACTTCAGCACCGAGTCGATGTTAGCAACACCACGCCTGGGCCACTACCTGCCAGAATATCTCACACGAGAAGAGGTGGACAGCGTTTTTGAAAGTGCGGCCCACGGCAAGAATCCTCTGCGAGACACCGCCCTGTTCGAACTGATGTACAGCGCCGGACTTCGAATCTCAGAAACCTTAGGCATCAAGCTTTCCCAGCTGGACCTGGACAACGAATGGCTGACACCTATCGGCAAGGGCAACAAGCAGCGTCTAATTCCTCTGGGAAGCAAAGCCAAGGAAAATCTTAGGGAATGGATCGAGCGAGGCCGCCCCCTTACCCACCCCACTACAGACAACGTAATTTTAAACATCCACGGCAAGCCCATGAGCCGCATGGGCGCTTGGAAAATTGTACAGCAGCATACGCTTCACCTGACAAAGCAGGTGTCGCCCCACACGTTCAGGCACAGTTTCGCCACCCACTGCCTGGAAGCAGGCATGGACCTTCGCGTGCTGCAGGAACTGCTGGGCCACGCCGACATCAGCACCACCCAGATCTACACCCACGTGGACAAGGAATTCATCAAGCAGGAGCACAAGAGTTTCCACCCGCGAGAGAAAAATTACTAG
- a CDS encoding CotH kinase family protein: MENVVEETPSSSSTNTWIGLSSSESIETSSSSEIQNQSSEISNQPSLNEVVELLPNNGIPYIRITVPDSVALNDTTENGEAVYSEAFIEIAGNGLYGDVKAAGKVRYRGNSTRLWYPKKPYRIKFNEKVEVLGLAANKDWVLLANYRDQSKFMNAVVFDMARNMGNFKFVNANRFVEVEVNGDYKGVYQLTEQIEQAANRVNIDKATGVLFNMDKDDGPELNTWEHNNFWSSVYKLPMAVKYPKDVTATALESIQADFAKVEQAVADGDFATFSALMDVATFIDYLIIQEVTRNVELEAPRSTYLYKESSEGKYAFGPIWDYDGGFGYSWNEETFEYFGENSWILSSGNPSKSPFNCVAENMSAWGYCNTANNGAGGRGGMGGFGGFGPGGSAAAWDGYGESGFFTNMFSNEEFLAAYKARWNELKDVLFDYATANLDGYVTQCQKALENDAARWQPKRSYVTDVASLKSWLQKRIADYSSIVAAY, translated from the coding sequence TTGGAAAATGTTGTTGAGGAAACTCCTTCTTCCAGCAGCACCAATACGTGGATTGGTCTTAGTTCCAGCGAATCCATTGAAACATCAAGTTCTAGTGAAATTCAAAATCAATCAAGTGAAATTTCTAATCAACCTAGTTTAAATGAAGTTGTCGAACTGCTTCCAAACAATGGTATTCCCTATATCCGCATTACGGTTCCCGATAGTGTAGCGTTAAATGACACCACCGAAAATGGGGAGGCCGTTTATAGTGAGGCATTCATTGAGATTGCGGGGAACGGACTGTATGGCGACGTGAAGGCGGCGGGGAAGGTTCGTTACCGCGGAAATTCTACTCGCCTGTGGTATCCTAAGAAACCGTACCGCATCAAGTTTAACGAGAAGGTGGAAGTTCTTGGGTTGGCTGCCAATAAGGATTGGGTCTTGCTGGCCAATTACCGCGATCAGAGCAAGTTCATGAATGCCGTAGTTTTCGACATGGCCCGCAACATGGGAAACTTCAAGTTTGTGAACGCCAACCGTTTTGTAGAAGTAGAAGTGAACGGTGATTACAAGGGCGTCTACCAGCTGACAGAACAGATTGAGCAGGCTGCCAACCGTGTGAACATTGACAAGGCTACAGGTGTATTGTTCAATATGGATAAGGATGATGGCCCGGAATTGAATACTTGGGAACACAACAATTTCTGGAGCAGCGTTTACAAGTTGCCTATGGCTGTGAAGTATCCAAAGGATGTTACGGCTACCGCTCTGGAATCCATCCAGGCGGATTTCGCGAAAGTGGAACAGGCCGTTGCTGATGGCGATTTCGCAACGTTCTCTGCCCTGATGGATGTGGCGACTTTCATAGACTACTTGATTATTCAGGAAGTGACCCGCAATGTGGAATTGGAGGCTCCCCGCAGCACATATCTTTACAAGGAAAGCTCTGAGGGCAAATATGCCTTCGGCCCCATTTGGGATTATGACGGCGGTTTCGGCTACAGCTGGAATGAAGAAACCTTTGAATACTTCGGCGAGAATTCCTGGATCTTAAGTAGCGGCAATCCTAGCAAGAGTCCCTTCAATTGTGTCGCAGAAAACATGAGTGCATGGGGTTATTGTAACACCGCAAATAATGGGGCCGGCGGCCGCGGCGGTATGGGTGGATTCGGCGGGTTTGGTCCCGGCGGTTCCGCAGCGGCCTGGGATGGCTACGGCGAAAGCGGTTTCTTTACCAACATGTTCAGCAACGAAGAATTCCTGGCTGCCTATAAGGCCCGCTGGAATGAACTGAAAGATGTTTTGTTTGATTATGCAACCGCTAATCTAGACGGCTATGTGACGCAGTGCCAGAAAGCTCTGGAAAATGATGCCGCACGCTGGCAACCCAAACGCAGCTACGTCACGGATGTTGCCTCCCTTAAAAGCTGGCTGCAAAAAAGGATTGCTGATTACTCGAGTATAGTGGCCGCGTATTAA
- the tnpA gene encoding IS200/IS605 family transposase gives MAESLAHTKYVCKYHIVFTPKYRRKVIFYELRADIRQIIKDLCKWKGVTIIEGHLMCDHIHLLLSIPPKYSVSNFMGYLKGKSAMMIFERHANLKYKYGNKHFWATGYYVSTVGLNTATVQKYIREQEKADQIEDKLTTKEYADPFKGGR, from the coding sequence ATGGCAGAAAGTCTAGCGCACACAAAGTATGTGTGCAAATATCATATTGTATTTACTCCCAAGTACCGTCGCAAAGTCATCTTTTACGAATTGCGGGCAGATATCCGCCAAATTATAAAAGATTTGTGCAAATGGAAAGGTGTGACCATAATTGAAGGGCATCTAATGTGCGACCACATTCATCTACTCCTTTCAATACCTCCCAAATATTCGGTCTCAAATTTTATGGGCTACTTAAAAGGTAAATCAGCGATGATGATTTTTGAGCGGCATGCCAACTTGAAATACAAGTACGGTAATAAACACTTCTGGGCCACGGGGTATTACGTGAGTACGGTGGGTTTAAACACTGCGACCGTACAAAAGTATATCCGAGAGCAGGAGAAAGCTGATCAGATAGAAGATAAGCTGACTACAAAAGAATACGCCGACCCTTTCAAGGGTGGCCGGTAA
- the leuB gene encoding 3-isopropylmalate dehydrogenase produces MSKNYKIAVLPGDGIGPEVMKEAVRVLDVVSKKFGFDVNAEWANVGGAAYDESGSPLPESTLKLGEASDCILFGSVGGPKWEHLPPNLQPERGALLPLRKHFKLFCNLRPARVYKELAGACPLRSDIVGDGFNILTVRELTGDVYFGQPKGREGVPGSKEEIGFDTMKYSRYEVERIARFAFDAAMLRNKKVASIDKANVLTTSVLWREVVNEVIKDYPELTLEHLYVDNAAMQLLKRPRDFDVMLCPNLFGDILTDECAMLTGSMGLLPSASIAEGSFGLYEPAGGSAPDIAGKGIANPLAQILSTALMLRYTFKEEEAARAIEAACEKVISQGYRTGDIYQEGCTKVGTTGMGDAIIAALA; encoded by the coding sequence ATGAGCAAGAATTACAAGATTGCAGTTCTCCCGGGCGACGGTATCGGTCCGGAAGTGATGAAGGAAGCTGTCCGCGTTCTGGACGTTGTTTCCAAGAAGTTCGGCTTCGACGTGAATGCTGAATGGGCAAACGTCGGTGGCGCTGCTTACGACGAAAGCGGTTCTCCCCTGCCGGAATCCACCCTCAAGCTGGGTGAAGCTTCTGACTGTATTCTTTTCGGTTCTGTGGGCGGCCCCAAGTGGGAACACCTTCCTCCTAACCTGCAGCCGGAACGCGGTGCTCTCCTCCCGCTCCGTAAGCACTTCAAGCTTTTCTGCAACCTCCGCCCCGCTCGCGTCTATAAGGAACTGGCCGGTGCTTGCCCGCTGCGTTCCGATATCGTCGGTGACGGCTTCAACATCCTTACCGTTCGTGAACTGACTGGTGACGTTTACTTCGGTCAGCCCAAGGGCCGCGAAGGCGTTCCTGGCTCCAAGGAAGAAATCGGTTTCGACACCATGAAGTACAGCCGCTACGAAGTGGAACGCATCGCTCGCTTCGCTTTCGACGCCGCTATGCTCCGCAACAAGAAGGTTGCTTCCATCGATAAGGCTAACGTTCTTACCACTTCCGTTCTGTGGCGCGAAGTTGTGAACGAAGTCATCAAGGATTATCCGGAACTGACTCTCGAACACCTTTATGTGGACAACGCTGCTATGCAGCTCCTCAAGCGCCCCCGCGACTTCGACGTGATGCTCTGCCCGAACCTGTTCGGCGACATCCTTACCGACGAATGCGCAATGCTCACCGGTTCCATGGGCCTCCTCCCCTCCGCTTCTATTGCTGAAGGTTCCTTCGGTCTGTACGAACCGGCAGGTGGTTCCGCTCCGGACATCGCTGGCAAGGGCATCGCTAACCCGCTGGCCCAGATCCTCTCCACCGCTTTGATGCTGCGCTACACCTTCAAGGAAGAAGAAGCTGCACGCGCAATCGAAGCCGCTTGCGAAAAGGTGATTTCTCAGGGCTACCGCACTGGCGACATCTACCAGGAAGGCTGCACCAAGGTCGGCACCACCGGCATGGGCGACGCTATTATTGCCGCACTCGCTTAA